One part of the Arabidopsis thaliana chromosome 1 sequence genome encodes these proteins:
- a CDS encoding Glucose-methanol-choline (GMC) oxidoreductase family protein: protein MSRFVLLFIISTFINLSQGAQMPYMTTDAKEVSGKSFDYIVVGGGTAGCSLAATLSEKYSVLVIERGGSPFGDPLVEERKYFGYSLLNTDEYSSVAQSFTSVDGIENYRGRVLGGSSAINGGFYSRASDEFVKKAGWDKGLVQESYKWVESKVVFMPELTQWQSVVQFGFLEAGFYPYNGYSLEHTQGTKIGGSIYDQCGKRHTSADLLGFGKPNCITVLLNTTVKSIIFDSSNKTRAVGVRFMESDGNSSKSYKVHVEQHRGEVILAAGALGSPQILLLSGIGPENHLKDFDIPVIVNLKEVGRKMSDNPAISLLVDRFSQNRTLEPPQVAAIAEGYKFILESEVLPTDITTTRISIAAKIAFPKSKGRLKLNSTNPRENPSVKFNYLENKADLDACLEMVLHLQHVARSETVTFFLGTQAHDKLVAGDEELKSFCIKNVRTYYHYHGGCVVGSVVDEEYKVNGVKRLRVVDGSTFEESPGTNPMATVLMLGRYQGIKILKEREEQEDTFLSPQGSPQPQP, encoded by the exons ATGTCTCGTTTTGTGCTTCTCTTTATCATTTCCACATTCATTAATCTGTCACAAG GAGCGCAAATGCCTTACATGACCACAGATGCTAAAGAAGTTTCCGGCAAGTCATTCGATTACATCGTTGTAGGTGGCGGAACTGCGGGATGCTCCTTAGCCGCAACTCTATCTGAGAAATACTCTGTTCTTGTCATTGAACGTGGTGGCTCACCTTTTGGTGATCCTTTAGTAGAGGAAAGAAAGTACTTTGGATACTCATTGCTAAATACAGATGAATACTCATCTGTTGCGCAAAGTTTTACCTCTGTAGATGGAATCGAAAACTACAGAGGACGCGTTCTTGGAGGATCGAGCGCTATAAATGGCGGATTTTACAGCCGAGCAAGCGATGAGTTTGTGAAGAAAGCTGGATGGGACAAGGGTCTGGTTCAAGAATCTTATAAATGGGTTGAGTCTAAGGTTGTTTTCATGCCAGAACTGACTCAATGGCAATCTGTTGTGCAATTCGGGTTTCTTGAAGCCGGGTTTTATCCATATAACGGATATAGTTTGGAGCACACGCAAGGGACAAAAATCGGTGGAAGCATATACGATCAGTGTGGGAAAAGACATACATCTGCAGATCTTTTGGGATTTGGTAAACCAAATTGTATAACTGTTCTTTTAAACACAACGGTAAAGAGCATAATCTTTGATAGTAGTAATAAGACTCGTGCGGTTGGAGTTAGGTTTATGGAGAGTGATGGGAACTCAAGTAAGAGCTACAAAGTTCATGTTGAGCAGCATAGAGGCGAGGTTATACTCGCGGCTGGGGCTTTAGGTAGTCCGCAGATTCTTCTCTTAAGCGGTATTGGACCCGAGAATCATCTAAAGGATTTCGACATTCCTGTGATTGTCAATCTCAAAGAAGTCGGAAGAAAAATGTCGGATAATCCAGCgatctctcttcttgttgATAGATTCTCGCAAAACCGCACACTCGAGCCACCTCAAGTTGCAGCAATAGCAGAAGGTTACAAATTCATACTCGAATCCGAGGTTCTCCCAACTGACATTACCACAACAAGAATCTCTATAGCAGCCAAAATCGCATTCCCTAAATCCAAAGGAAGGCTCAAGCTTAACAGCACTAACCCTAGGGAGAATCCGTCAGTGAAATTCAACTACTTGGAAAACAAGGCAGACCTCGACGCATGCCTAGAGATGGTTCTGCATCTTCAACATGTAGCGAGGTCTGAGACTGTCACGTTCTTCTTGGGGACACAAGCTCATGATAAGCTTGTGGCGGGTGACGAAGAGCTTAAAAGCTTCTGCATAAAGAATGTTAGAACTTATTATCATTACCATGGTGGTTGCGTTGTTGGATCTGTTGTGGACGAGGAGTATAAAGTGAATGGTGTTAAGCGTTTAAGAGTTGTTGATGGTTCAACGTTTGAAGAATCACCAGGAACAAACCCTATGGCTACTGTTTTAATGCTGGGAAGATATCAAGGAATCAAAATACTCAAAGAACgagaagagcaagaagatACATTTCTTAGCCCTCAAGGTAGCCCACAACCACAGCCATAA
- a CDS encoding RING/U-box superfamily protein (RING/U-box superfamily protein; FUNCTIONS IN: zinc ion binding; EXPRESSED IN: 20 plant structures; EXPRESSED DURING: 12 growth stages; CONTAINS InterPro DOMAIN/s: Zinc finger, RING-type (InterPro:IPR001841), Zinc finger, C3HC4 RING-type (InterPro:IPR018957); BEST Arabidopsis thaliana protein match is: RING/U-box superfamily protein (TAIR:AT1G26800.1); Has 10250 Blast hits to 10222 proteins in 289 species: Archae - 0; Bacteria - 6; Metazoa - 2721; Fungi - 824; Plants - 5163; Viruses - 73; Other Eukaryotes - 1463 (source: NCBI BLink).): MSSENDFVEFSSMFERIIQGRGDGLSRFLPVIVALAAREDDDDQGSTDQTTRRGDPLSPRFVMIGSRSGLDDFFSDGGKQGRSPALKSEVENMPRVVIGEDKEKYGGSCAICLDEWSKGDVAAEMPCKHKFHSKCVEEWLGRHATCPMCRYEMPVEEVEEEKKIGIWIGFSINAGDRRN; the protein is encoded by the coding sequence ATGTCTTCTGAGAATGATTTCGTTGAGTTTTCTTCTATGTTCGAGAGAATTATACAAGGAAGAGGTGATGGTCTCTCTCGATTTTTGCCGGTGATTGTAGCTTTAGCCGCCagagaagacgatgatgacCAAGGATCTACCGATCAAACAACGAGACGGGGAGATCCGTTGAGTCCAAGGTTCGTGATGATCGGATCGCGATCGGGACTCGACGATTTCTTTAGCGACGGTGGAAAACAAGGGAGGTCGCCGGCGTTGAAGTCAGAAGTGGAGAATATGCCACGTGTCGTGATCGGAGAAGATAAGGAGAAATATGGTGGTTCTTGCGCGATTTGTTTGGATGAGTGGTCTAAAGGTGACGTGGCGGCGGAGATGCCTTGTAAACATAAGTTTCACTCAAAGTGTGTGGAGGAGTGGTTAGGGAGGCACGCCACGTGTCCTATGTGTAGGTATGAGATGCCtgttgaagaagttgaagaagagaagaagattgggaTTTGGATTGGTTTCTCCATTAACGCCGGCGACAGAAGAAACTAA
- a CDS encoding Glucose-methanol-choline (GMC) oxidoreductase family protein (Glucose-methanol-choline (GMC) oxidoreductase family protein; FUNCTIONS IN: aldehyde-lyase activity, oxidoreductase activity, acting on CH-OH group of donors, FAD binding; INVOLVED IN: alcohol metabolic process; LOCATED IN: cellular_component unknown; CONTAINS InterPro DOMAIN/s: Glucose-methanol-choline oxidoreductase, N-terminal (InterPro:IPR000172), Glucose-methanol-choline oxidoreductase (InterPro:IPR012132), Glucose-methanol-choline oxidoreductase, C-terminal (InterPro:IPR007867); BEST Arabidopsis thaliana protein match is: Glucose-methanol-choline (GMC) oxidoreductase family protein (TAIR:AT1G14185.1); Has 12034 Blast hits to 11141 proteins in 1120 species: Archae - 6; Bacteria - 4075; Metazoa - 1036; Fungi - 1877; Plants - 336; Viruses - 6; Other Eukaryotes - 4698 (source: NCBI BLink).), which translates to MPYMTTDAKEVSGKSFDYIVVGGGTAGCSLAATLSEKYSVLVIERGGSPFGDPLVEERKYFGYSLLNTDEYSSVAQSFTSVDGIENYRGRVLGGSSAINGGFYSRASDEFVKKAGWDKGLVQESYKWVESKVVFMPELTQWQSVVQFGFLEAGFYPYNGYSLEHTQGTKIGGSIYDQCGKRHTSADLLGFGKPNCITVLLNTTVKSIIFDSSNKTRAVGVRFMESDGNSSKSYKVHVEQHRGEVILAAGALGSPQILLLSGIGPENHLKDFDIPVIVNLKEVGRKMSDNPAISLLVDRFSQNRTLEPPQVAAIAEGYKFILESEVLPTDITTTRISIAAKIAFPKSKGRLKLNSTNPRENPSVKFNYLENKADLDACLEMVLHLQHVARSETVTFFLGTQAHDKLVAGDEELKSFCIKNVRTYYHYHGGCVVGSVVDEEYKVNGVKRLRVVDGSTFEESPGTNPMATVLMLGRYQGIKILKEREEQEDTFLSPQGSPQPQP; encoded by the coding sequence ATGCCTTACATGACCACAGATGCTAAAGAAGTTTCCGGCAAGTCATTCGATTACATCGTTGTAGGTGGCGGAACTGCGGGATGCTCCTTAGCCGCAACTCTATCTGAGAAATACTCTGTTCTTGTCATTGAACGTGGTGGCTCACCTTTTGGTGATCCTTTAGTAGAGGAAAGAAAGTACTTTGGATACTCATTGCTAAATACAGATGAATACTCATCTGTTGCGCAAAGTTTTACCTCTGTAGATGGAATCGAAAACTACAGAGGACGCGTTCTTGGAGGATCGAGCGCTATAAATGGCGGATTTTACAGCCGAGCAAGCGATGAGTTTGTGAAGAAAGCTGGATGGGACAAGGGTCTGGTTCAAGAATCTTATAAATGGGTTGAGTCTAAGGTTGTTTTCATGCCAGAACTGACTCAATGGCAATCTGTTGTGCAATTCGGGTTTCTTGAAGCCGGGTTTTATCCATATAACGGATATAGTTTGGAGCACACGCAAGGGACAAAAATCGGTGGAAGCATATACGATCAGTGTGGGAAAAGACATACATCTGCAGATCTTTTGGGATTTGGTAAACCAAATTGTATAACTGTTCTTTTAAACACAACGGTAAAGAGCATAATCTTTGATAGTAGTAATAAGACTCGTGCGGTTGGAGTTAGGTTTATGGAGAGTGATGGGAACTCAAGTAAGAGCTACAAAGTTCATGTTGAGCAGCATAGAGGCGAGGTTATACTCGCGGCTGGGGCTTTAGGTAGTCCGCAGATTCTTCTCTTAAGCGGTATTGGACCCGAGAATCATCTAAAGGATTTCGACATTCCTGTGATTGTCAATCTCAAAGAAGTCGGAAGAAAAATGTCGGATAATCCAGCgatctctcttcttgttgATAGATTCTCGCAAAACCGCACACTCGAGCCACCTCAAGTTGCAGCAATAGCAGAAGGTTACAAATTCATACTCGAATCCGAGGTTCTCCCAACTGACATTACCACAACAAGAATCTCTATAGCAGCCAAAATCGCATTCCCTAAATCCAAAGGAAGGCTCAAGCTTAACAGCACTAACCCTAGGGAGAATCCGTCAGTGAAATTCAACTACTTGGAAAACAAGGCAGACCTCGACGCATGCCTAGAGATGGTTCTGCATCTTCAACATGTAGCGAGGTCTGAGACTGTCACGTTCTTCTTGGGGACACAAGCTCATGATAAGCTTGTGGCGGGTGACGAAGAGCTTAAAAGCTTCTGCATAAAGAATGTTAGAACTTATTATCATTACCATGGTGGTTGCGTTGTTGGATCTGTTGTGGACGAGGAGTATAAAGTGAATGGTGTTAAGCGTTTAAGAGTTGTTGATGGTTCAACGTTTGAAGAATCACCAGGAACAAACCCTATGGCTACTGTTTTAATGCTGGGAAGATATCAAGGAATCAAAATACTCAAAGAACgagaagagcaagaagatACATTTCTTAGCCCTCAAGGTAGCCCACAACCACAGCCATAA